The genomic segment aaCATTGGATGTAATGCCCATGTCAGCAGCGCCTCAGGAATTATTCTTGTGCTCCTCCATGCTTGGATTCTTCTTCAGTTGCATTGTTCAAATCTAGTACTCTTTGTTAGAAGGATTGGATTTTGTATCGAGCCCAGCTAACCTGAAGCCCAAATGTTTTGATGGGACAAGAACCTTTATAGCTAGCCACATTTGAGCCACAAGCTAAACCCAATCATATTATTATAGACGAGAGTTGAGACTTGAGAGAGCACCCTTTTAGCCCTCTGTCAAAGGACATAAGCAATCCacaaaatttgaaagaatttttttttgttttgtttttaagattgaCGGGGTGTTTAGAACAGGTTGTTCATGAATAATTTtatgggttttaaaattaataattatataaatttttaataattttgagatttgtgacactagaagaaaatcaaatttaaacccGAATTTGAAAGAAACTCTTATTCTTCGGGAAGTGAAAGTGAAAACAAACAGCCAGAAATCCGAGTAAAACCAAATAAGCTAAAAACATATATCCCCTTTGTCTTGTACTCCCACAACCCACTTGATCATACCAGCATTGCCCAACCAGCTGGCGTTCCAAGATACCATTTTCTTCGTGGCACTCAGCTACACCACACATCATTTCTGAGGCTACGAACCCATTATCCCACAAAAATTCTCTGAAAGCTcacttcttcttcaatttcaaagtagaaaagacaaaaacataatTAGACCAAAGCCTCCACTAAAACCACACATATTATTCCACTTTCCGaccacacaaaaaataataccCCAAATCTTCCTTTACACTTTGAAtaaccgtgtttttaaaaattttaaaaaaaaattattaaaatttaatataatttatatgttttgaattattttttaaaatttaatataatttatatgttttgaatttttttaatatactaatgttaaaaataatttttaaaaaataaaaaaaattattaacttatattttaaaatataaacattcgtgtgtgtgtgtgtgtgtgtgttgtgtcTCTGGGGTGCAATTCTTCAAAAAGTATTGAAGCAAGCGAAGATGTCTATCTTCCACCACCTTCCAGCTTTGCAGTATATATTCAACATTAACTCAATTCAAGAACCATGGCTTGTAGTGGACAATTCTgttcaagaaaatcaagaaatgcCATCAAATGTGCAAGCTCCAATACTAGAGAAGCTCAACCAGTTTGAAACGGATGCTCCTCATTCTTGAGATGAGGTTAGTAAGGCACTTGATCAAGACCTTAAGCCTACCCTCGGTAAAAAAAGGCCTATTgccacaccaccaccaccatcacaaAAGGCGCCTTATACTACACCAACTCAAGTTGCTAAAACCAACCAAGAAAAGAAGCAAGAACCGAGAAATAGTGTTTCTATTCATACCCTTGAAGAGCTGGAAGCAAAACTAGCTCCAAAACctgaaaaggagttgaaaaaAACAGAGCCCATTAGGACCGGCCAGTTGAGGAAAGTTGAGGTTGTCAGCAAGCCCGAGTCACGAGTTGGGACTGAGCCAGTGATCGAGTCACGAAAAGGGAGGGAAGCCTATGAAGAAGGTGGACCCATTGAGTGGATTCGAAGAGAAGAGTCCACCAAGTGGAGCTAACTCAGTTGTGCTTTACACGACGTCGTTACGAGGGGTACGTAAGACATTTGAAGATTGTACTCGTGTGAAGACCATATTTGAGCTGCaccatgtaattttttatgagaGGGACGTCTCGTTGCATGGGGAGTTTTTGAACGAGTTGAGGGATTTGACGGGAGAAGGGATGAGTGTGCCTAGGGTTTTTATCAAGGGAAGGTACATAGGAGGAGTTGATGAGGTTGTTGAGTTGAATGAGTCAGCTCGACTCGGGAGGACACTAGTTTGGGCACGCGTGGAGCGAGTTGAGGGAAGACAAGCGTGTGAAGGATGTGGGGCTGCTAGGTTTGTGCCATGTTTGGAATGTGGTGGGAGTTGTAAGGTTTTGGTTGATGGGGTCAAGGAGAGGTGTGGGAAGTGCAATGAGAATGGTTTGGTTCGTTGCCCAACTTGTCATTAACGAAGTTctcgatttttttaataataataaaaaaaactccatgGATGTGGTATTTTTCAGTCAATTTGATACGTATAAGAACATAGATcttttattaaagataaattattcaatataaaaactAGTTTGGATCTTCGCGCTATGCTACGagaaaccaaaatatttttgaatataaaaactaGTCGTAAGAGTgtctttaatattaatattgttattaaacttgaaaatatagtggttttgaaaaaaaaatcattaaggtAAATTTGTTTCTGCAAAATAAGGttaatatatgtatttaataaaataaataaaaaattatatgttttaataaataataaaaaatttcttgatcTAAACCAAAGACTAAATGAGGAAAATATGACAAAGATGTATATTAAGATATATAATCTCAGGTTATATGTaacttttcagttttttttatttaattatagaataatattttttttaaatgtaagtcatttaaataatcacaaaacatatatctctcaaatttaaaatcaattttcttaacGTGTCACTTATTTATCTTACCGTGCAAGATTTTTAACTTGaatcattgtttttctttgagagagagagattatatGATagttaaagtaattaaaaaaatattatcaaaatattatgttcatatattttatatgattgaAAGTTAAATAAGTCATATATACATGTGCTAAAatcatattcaaaatatatttaaatttaaaaaaatgaattgaattttcatgaacaatttattattattattattattattattattattattattattatcaaatacataataattaaaaatatattaaaattcaaataaaattttgtattattattacttaAGAACCATgtcaaaactgaaaaataagttaatcaacaagataaattgttttgaggggcaaacaataaagaaaaaaagaacagaaaaagaCATAAAAGGGTTAGGCCTAGCACTTGCCCCCCTAATAGCACAGATGCACAAGCTTGAGTGTTTAgccttactttatttttatctattaagaAAGCAAATGATATGTCGTCCAccctgtatttattttttttgaaaaaatttaatcaaaagaCATGTTGTTTATTCATGCAGATTATGCACTATTTGTTTAGCCAATTTTAAGCAACCCAAATGGTCAGAAATTAGATAGAATCTCTCCTTTTATTTGTTGGACAAAACAACccatcttcaactaaattttgaCCTAAAAACATATGCAAAACAACATATACAACTCAATAAACCCACCTATGCCCTTAAACTTGCCAAAAAatcggtaaaaaaaaataaaaaaatcaacccgaAACCCCATGTCTTTCCAAGCCccaatctattttttcatgaaatttaaatataagtGACAACCACCGTCCAACTTTTCTCATAAAATGAAATATTGTAGCACCAAACCTAGATCACTTTGTGGTTTGAATCGAGACAACCAaccattttttctctttatcattatttttcaatgtgtcTCTCTTATTtagggattgaaaaataaataaaatgaattcttggatcaaaataaacattaataaaaattttgaatcaaacttatttttttttgtgttttatattttaattttttttatttagtactTTTATCATAATTGCAATATTAATTCCATCTAATTAAGTCATTGAAAgatataattgaaaagaaaaattactgcttaattttttatgtgaatagTGAAGCATCATAATCTTATCCGATTCTTTTAATAGAAAGTATAACGGAAAGCATAACGGGGAATTCATAAGAACATATATTCTTTTGCTAATTTGAATATGGTGTGATAATGGGGGAAAAAAGACGGATGGGGTGGTGGCGGCAGGTTGGTGGGTGGCGGTGGCGCGTTtgaataataattgatgtgtttTGTGATTGTTGAGTTTTGGAATTTGATTGATAGAAGAAGAGATAAAGgaactttaaattaaatgattgtgATTGTTTGGATGATGGTTttgtctttctattttttttatgattttctcctcAATGCCGACTACTGGTGATGATTTAATTGATTGCCTACAAGTGTTCAATAACAAAATGGCACGGTCCCTTCTTTTTCCGAGGGTTTATCAACGATTATTCACCGAGTTGATCTTGGCAACAACCAAGGGACAACCCTCTGATCAGAACTCTATTgagcatatttttttatgtctaatatttgtatgttttaaaaatatttttaaaaaattaaagggttaatattaaaaatattattttaatatatttttaaataaaaaatactataaaaataaactattctGGACATCTACATCCGAAGCCTCTTTTCATACACTTGGAAAGGTAGATTGGTGTGCAAGATACGGAGTAtagttgcggttgctttttaaaatattttttacataaaaatatattaaaataatatttttttttatttttttaaaattatttttaacatcatcacatcaaaatgatttgaaaagattaaaaaatattaatttaaaaaaataaaaaaattgaattttttaaaataaaatttaaagcacaaaaataaaaagcaacatGAGTAAGTTGTTCTTGGAAGAGTGAAACACAAAAGAGGCCTGCTCGGAAATATTCGTCCGCCACGCAACCACCATGCTTTGAGCTTGCAATTATTGGTTAACGGTCATAATCATCATTACTTTGCACCTTTCCGACAATTAACACTCCAATGCTTAATCTCAACGGTGCCACGACGATGAAAGATATTCATGCAggtaaataaaattgaatgagaCCCGCCAACTTCTTAGTGTAAGAAACAAATTAGAACCCGGAGATGCCCCCCCGAGTGTTTTaacgataaaaaataaaacttttgacTCTCTTCGAGAAAGAATTACTTTTGGGAATGATTAATTGGGGCTGGAAGGTTtatcaaaaccctaaaaagaaattgtaaaacCAACCGGTCAACTTTGCAAACACAGTCAACATGTGGGCCAATTGGGCTTGCGGTGCCGAatacaaaaaacattaattttgagTAATAAATAGAGAATTACTCTGCTAAAGCATTCGATTTTAGCAAGCTCTAATCATTTCTTTGCCACTCGATTTCAGCTGTTCTAACAATATCTTGACAGATATTCCAATAAGTGAACTATAATCAGCTTTTGAATAGGTCTAATTATTAGGTTTAGGTAAAGTCACACCACCCTTTGAGACAGTCCatgtccttttcttcttcttcttcttcttcttctttttaagaaTCTATCCACATGATGTCGGCACATTTTGAATTCGCAGCCCCCAGCCCCCCGTGTTTGATATTGATGATGTAGGAGAGGTcggtcaaaattaaaaaaaaaagttttaattaattttttacatttttaaattgtttttaatatgttaatattaaattttaaaaaataaaaaaatatattattttaatacatttctaaaaaaacaatttaccattattttttttttattaatacaggTGTTCGAGCcataatttgtatatattttgataaattttataagttttataagttttaaaattaacaattatataaattttagtagtttataacttaaaaatcataaaactcaaATAGTATTTCCAAAAACTGCAAACCATTAACCATCACACGTTTAAACAACACCCATGTAACAGGTGAAGACCATAATAGATAATCGAGAAGGACGGTGCAGCATCCAATCTGTGAGTTGAGTTGAAGTTCCATGGCTGATAACCTAACTGCCCATTGAAAATACTGCCTTCTTTGAGTGGTGAAACGAAGTTTCAAGTAGGTGATCCAATCACACCCTTATCCTTTGCCGAAGCATTTTTGCATGTTTGACTCTTATTACATCCAGccaaattcaagaaaagatggagctttaatttatttgttgagCAGGTAGATGGcttgtatttgtttgttattcaGAGATAGAAGAAATAAAGATAACAAGGTGACTTACAAACGCAAATGGGGCTGTAGCAAACGTAGGATTCAGTGGATTATACAACATTTTACACACTCAACGTTGAGCTGCATAGGTGTTGAAGATAATGGAGTGGGAACATCCACTAAACCTCTTGTTTAGACATGAAAAAATCACGGCTAAGAGCTTAAAATCATCGCTCGCATTCCTTAATTACCATTTATTTCCATTGATTCTCATGCAAATGGTTAGATATCCAAACAGCAATACATCCTTAATTCACTTGATTACAACTCATAAAtaaaagtttatgttttttaagcCCTTTATTTATATGTCaaaccagagaaaaaaaaaacgagggtGTTCGAAACAGCCTCCATTAAAAAAGATTATACATCACACAGGCCTTATGAGCAGCCTCTTTCCTGTTCCCACAATTCCTCGCCTTACTCTCCTTAAAACTTCAATTATATTGAAGCCAAACAACTATTTTTGATCTTCTATTCTTTTGTCAACTCCTCTTTTTCACTTTATGTGTATCTGTCTGCCTGTATAGGATAATATTGTTTTCAAGGGTTTTGTTCTTCAAAGATGTCCAAGAGAGACAGCGCCTGAAAATCCATCAGAAAAATAATTCAGAACTCAGAGCCTGTGTTAAGGAAATGCAATGAGTTTTCACAAATACATCATGCGGGATTCATTTTGGTCACCGTCGGAATGAAATTACCTCTGGTATGTTGAGTTCAAGGCGGAACTTGGGGCCATCGTAGTGATGGAGAATTGGCCGGAAAGAGTCCTCTTCAAGTGGCTCACAAATTTTCCTTGTCATTACTCTCACCTGTACAAAAAAACAGAAGTGTTAAACCTTCAATGATCCAATATATACAGAGTGACATTAAATCACAGGCAGGTATTTAATTTATCCAACTAATAAACAGCAGATTAGCCATATATACCTGAGCAGGGAAGCGTGATTCGCCGGGACATTTCTTGTCTTCCCAGGCTGCGGGATCGATGTTTGTTCCTCCAAAACTTGCAGCCTATACATACACCATCAAAGACACCTTTAGTTTATTTAGAAGTATCGCTTAATCTTTTTGTAAACATAGCCATAAACCTAAGGACAAGTGAAAACTGCTTAAATGTTATGCAAAGAAGTAGAGAACTGAGAAACCAACCTCAAAAACTCCATGGAGTTGATGAGTGGAGTAGTTGTAGAGGAAAAGGGGCAAGCCTGGAGTGATCTGCCTCACGGAATCGCGGTATCGGGGAGGCAAGCcttcaaaaaaatccaagaaataaTTTAGAATTCAAGACCAGCAAAAAGCTCATATCAAAGATGCACAGAGGAATAAAAAAGTTCTAGGAAGAGAtctatcaaaaaaattcaactagGTTCAGACAACGATTAAGCAATGATTtcatatcttaatattttgtagAGCAGATCAAATTATGCCTCTCATTATTGACAACCCGGATTGCTTAGAAGAACCACAAATTTCGCACCTAAAATTAATTACGGCACAGAATTCCCAACTATAAAAGCTTTGCACCTAAAAACCTAGACTAGTCTGCATGATATTACAATCGATGACCTGTTTACAAAAGCAAAGAAGTAAGATCGAACCTTAAAAAGACCAGAACTCagtaaaagaaaacagagaaaattaaaagatcaaaacatTCCAGGCAAAACAGAAACAAGAAGAAATGAAATCTGAAACATACCAAAAAGCTCTCTCTTGAGATTCTCTGCCATGGTATCATTGTTGCAGACAAAGATATATCCACCAATTGTTTCATACCTAGGCAAAGACTCAGATGGTGGCAGTGTCTTAAACCTCTTATCAGCAGCACTCTTACTATCATTATTGTCATTACTATTACTCTTCTTGCTGCTATTCTTTTTGCTACTCTTGCTTCCAAAATCATCATCTCCCTTGTTCTTGTTACCCTTCACACTAACATTAACGTTACTGTTATGGATATTATTGTTCTTTGAATAGATCCCTTTATTGAAACCTCCATTGAtcccaatatttttttgagatcCACCAACAAATTGACCAATAGGTCCAATTGGACTAACCCCATAATTGTTAGCACTAGAGCCCATCTTCCATCCATCATTGAACACATTCAAGTCAGAACCTTTTGGCTTCAGATTGTAACCGTCACCGAACACATTCAAGTTAGACCCTTTCGGCTTCAAATCATTGACAGAACTCCACCCTTCATCGAACAGATTCAAGTTAGACCCTTTCGGCTTCAGATCATTAACAGAGTTCCACCCATCATTGAATAGATTCAAACCAGAACCTTTCTGCTTAATATCATTAATAGGATTCCATCCATCACTGAAACTATTCAAATCAGAccctttttgcttcaaattgttAACTTCACCACCAACTCTGATATCAAAATTCCTCCTTTCATCTGGCCTCTTTGACCCGTATGAATTGCTCCATATAGAATCACTGAGTGACAGATTAGCTAAATTTGATGTCTGCACCCTGAGCTGATCACTGAACTGATAAAATGATTGCTGGTTATTCTCCATTTCCAACTTCAATTCCCTTCAGAAAcaatcaaaaacaataaaaaggcaACTGGAATTACAAGCTAGGATAGTAATAAAGAAGCTCGAGTGTAGAAATTATGATGTAAGAAACACTGGAGATAGCAGAAGAAGTGGAAGGTTTGGTTTTTGATAGAGTGGGTGAGAAAGGGAGTATTAATAGGTGAAGATTAGATTAAAAGGGGGCAATTTCCAGGAAATTACAAGGCTGTCGTGTCTGGAATTACGGTACTATTGgtttttttgagaaatatattaaaatttatttttaatatcaattcattaatattaacaaaattaattttttaaaaaaaataattaaattttaaataaacaacattTTGACTGCAATGTCCGGCATAATTTTCGAAGATTGCGTGTGGATTTGTCAAAGAGGAAAGTTATAAACATCTGCGAATTTAATTAGTCATGGTAGACTGTGGACTATACTGATGTGGTGACATGTTAACTATTACAAAAGGGATATTTAATTGGTCTTGTGAAATTACAATACAGAACAGATATTTATACTTCTGATCAAGACAAAAAATCTCATATATTGTCTGgtaaaaagaatttatatttttgtgaatACACATGTTATCAATTACCAatacagttaaaaaaatttgggtgaaaaaattatttatatacacagtaaattaaatcatatttttcttttcttcattcccatctttttttttaattggatcatAGTTCATTACACAAATTTGACtcagtttctttttttcatattttttattagatctttttatttttcatttcataattgtaatttaatttcacaaaattgataataaataaaccataaaaataatgttttgagtAATGAAAACATGAgatattaaagaaatattaaaaacattatggaAATGCATCacatttcaaacttttttttatcttcttcgcatctttttttttaattggattttttttctttttatttaacaattataatttagttttgcAAAATTGATGTTTAATAAACCATGAAATAGTATTTGGAATCATGAATATATAAGATAGCGTgagatgaaataaatattaaaaaaacatacaacatataaaaaaaacacaattcattTGGGGTTGTAATAATTACTTGTAATCTTTTTTactcaaagtttttttatttacaatttaatcattttacgTTAAGTTTACTTaggattgagtttaatattttgtatCTCTAGTAGTAAAGTTAAGAATAAGTTTTAGCATTGAATTAATGTCtaaatttgacaaaataaaattcaattttattgattcaaatcaattaaaattgtagatatttaatttcaagctaaaaaatattaaaccactttttttctaaaaaataatatatttcaatattttatcgGAATCAATAAGTTATTTATTCACATatataaaattctcaatttattttaattaatacacgTATAAAGTTTTTAgtttacaattaaaatttaaaataacattaacaatgCTCACACCATTTTCTGACCgcgaaaaaaaaagctttatttaAAGTTCGAAATTTTTAGCATTAAGAGTGTTTAGAAATATTTCTTGAATGCATTGACGTGATCgtgaagttttttatataaggttcatttatttttatttttttaattttaacaggAAAAGCAACGTGGACACCTCTTTAGTTTCTAAACCAAAAGAAAATTGCTAAAtattatggtgtttttttttttacagataaTTAATTGCAATTAATAATTATTGGTATTGATTGTGAGGGTTAGCGAACGTAATAATGATAGACGGCAAAAACGCGGTTGTGAGGTGGGGTAGGGGGTGAGGTGGAGGAAAGAGAAGGGAGTTGATTTTTGTGGAATTTCTAGAAGGTGATTTTCTACCAAGTGGATTTTAGTTCACACTCTTGGGACTCGGGGAGTTTTCGGAAACTTCTTGTATTTGCTTAGGTGTTAAGGCTTGAAAGAGAGAAGATTGGCTAAGGCATAAGCTCTTCCGTAGGATAGGATTCTGAGTAAGGAAACTGCTGAGCTTGTGAGTTGGATTAGGGGTATAGTTAGGATACACGTGAATTTTAAGTTAGGATGGTGTTTAATATCATGGTAATTgtaatgtttaatttaaaaaaataattttttaaataaaaaattattttaaaaaataattattatcacaatatctttttaaaatttaagacaaGGCGGCACAATGGACCATTTTGAACACCCAGTCCATGCAAGTTCTAACATAACACCTCATCCCATGaatcactaaaaaataatttgcattATTAGGAAGATAATGGCCACccattaaacatgtttttttcttacataataTCGTATCATTAATTAAAGTCAAGTAATATTACACATTACAAATAGAAAGCATGGCACCGAATACAAAACATTGAAATACAAGAAAACGTGACAAGATAAATAtgcttgaaatttaaattaatcgtATGGAAAGGCTAGCAAGGGCGATCCCAAGAACTCAATCTACAATTTTTATATGGAAATGAttcttacaaaacaaaaaaaaagacaaatgtaAATATACAGAAGAAGGAGAACCAACGATTCTTGGAGAATGGAGCCCGAGGTTCCAATCTTGACACTTCTAGTGGCACAGAAGTCGCGTTATCACATGGCAAGAAGCTACATAGCATGTGGTGAAGATAAATAGTGTTGACTTGAAGAAGTGGTATGGCTTTGACATTtacttcctttcttttttctagaaTGAGAAGTTGCTGCCATCTTCTCCATGAACGGGGAGGCTTGTTCACACCGAAACACGCCTATGCATCCCACCGTTTACTGTGCAAATTTCCATCCTAGGTCCCTTGAGTTAttacttttctttcaatttgattctgAGAAGTTCTGatgtttttgtcctttttttttattttattctcttcaGATTGCATGCTATCAGGTGTACGAGGAGTCAGgaattattttcatgttaaatgatagtcaatttcatatttaagattttttagtgTATGTAACAAACAAGATAaagtttaaaattgatttttaactgTAGCTCAACTGGTCAGGTTCTAAATTTGCTTTCTAAAAATCACCAGTTTGAGTCTCACAAATCTCAAGACCACTAGAAGGTTATACGGTCGCTAACTTCACA from the Populus nigra chromosome 1, ddPopNigr1.1, whole genome shotgun sequence genome contains:
- the LOC133679055 gene encoding DCD domain-containing protein NRP-B-like, producing MENNQQSFYQFSDQLRVQTSNLANLSLSDSIWSNSYGSKRPDERRNFDIRVGGEVNNLKQKGSDLNSFSDGWNPINDIKQKGSGLNLFNDGWNSVNDLKPKGSNLNLFDEGWSSVNDLKPKGSNLNVFGDGYNLKPKGSDLNVFNDGWKMGSSANNYGVSPIGPIGQFVGGSQKNIGINGGFNKGIYSKNNNIHNSNVNVSVKGNKNKGDDDFGSKSSKKNSSKKSNSNDNNDSKSAADKRFKTLPPSESLPRYETIGGYIFVCNNDTMAENLKRELFGLPPRYRDSVRQITPGLPLFLYNYSTHQLHGVFEAASFGGTNIDPAAWEDKKCPGESRFPAQVRVMTRKICEPLEEDSFRPILHHYDGPKFRLELNIPEALSLLDIFEEQNP